The following coding sequences lie in one Frigoribacterium sp. SL97 genomic window:
- a CDS encoding phosphoribosylaminoimidazolesuccinocarboxamide synthase, translated as MTAPDGTTPSASGLDAAPRHLDGWTPVYSGKVRDLYVPAPVAGSVGDAATLADTEYVLVVASDRVSAFDHVLEPGIPGKGALLTQLSLWWFAQLTTVPNHLVDPTTASVSLPAQVRDRAMLVKPLDMFPVECVVRGYLVGSGWAEYREHGTVCGIPLPEGLSNGDRLPEPIYTPAYKAPLGEHDENISFERTVELVGAGTAAALRDRSLEIYRLASDVAEARGVVLADTKFEFGADRATGEITLGDEVLTSDSSRFWDAEVDASGDRTQSFDKQIVRDWLSAHWDGTGEAPALPDDIVARTSARYRELIERLTAR; from the coding sequence ATGACCGCCCCCGACGGCACGACGCCCTCCGCCTCCGGCCTCGACGCCGCCCCTCGCCACCTCGACGGGTGGACGCCGGTGTACTCGGGCAAGGTGCGCGACCTCTACGTCCCGGCGCCGGTCGCCGGCTCGGTCGGCGACGCCGCCACCCTCGCCGACACCGAGTACGTGCTCGTCGTCGCGAGCGATCGGGTCAGCGCCTTCGACCACGTGCTCGAGCCCGGCATCCCGGGCAAGGGAGCACTGCTCACGCAGCTCAGCCTCTGGTGGTTCGCCCAGCTCACCACCGTGCCCAACCACCTGGTCGACCCGACCACCGCCTCCGTCTCGCTGCCCGCGCAGGTCCGGGACCGCGCCATGCTCGTGAAGCCGCTCGACATGTTCCCCGTCGAGTGCGTCGTCCGCGGGTACCTGGTCGGCAGCGGCTGGGCCGAGTACCGCGAGCACGGCACCGTCTGCGGCATCCCGCTGCCCGAGGGGCTGTCGAACGGCGACCGGTTGCCCGAACCGATCTACACCCCGGCGTACAAGGCTCCGCTCGGCGAGCACGACGAGAACATCTCGTTCGAGCGCACCGTCGAACTCGTGGGGGCCGGGACCGCGGCGGCCCTGCGCGACCGGTCGCTCGAGATCTACCGCCTGGCGTCGGACGTGGCCGAGGCCCGGGGGGTCGTCCTCGCCGACACGAAGTTCGAGTTCGGCGCCGACCGGGCCACGGGCGAGATCACCCTGGGCGACGAGGTCCTCACGAGCGACAGCAGTCGCTTCTGGGACGCCGAGGTCGACGCCTCGGGCGACCGCACCCAGAGCTTCGACAAGCAGATCGTCCGCGACTGGCTCTCCGCGCACTGGGACGGCACGGGCGAGGCCCCCGCCCTGCCCGACGACATCGTCGCCCGCACCTCCGCCCGCTACCGCGAGCTGATCGAGCGCCTGACCGCCCGCTGA
- a CDS encoding VOC family protein, producing the protein MTDTSATDATRASSSDLLAADTGMGAVTLRVADLDAMTAYYRDAVTLTVLTAEPDVGRVVLGRGATPIVILEHAPELKHAGPRDAGLFHTAILFETEADLAAAVYSVATRHPGTFTGSADHLVSKAFYFTDPEGNGIELYWDRSRSEWSWTHGQVDMATLALDPNAFVQQNVTEEALAGSASRPATVGHVHLSVGDVESAHRFYVEQLGFETTTRFGPQALFVSAGGYHHHMAMNTWNSAGAGRRQLALGLGLVRIEVPTADDLGALGERLGHHGVATRDDGRVLGFDDPWSNQLQVTVRPQSA; encoded by the coding sequence ATGACCGACACCTCCGCGACCGACGCGACGCGCGCCTCCTCGTCCGACCTGCTCGCCGCCGACACCGGCATGGGAGCCGTCACCCTGCGGGTCGCCGACCTCGACGCGATGACCGCGTACTACCGCGACGCGGTCACCCTCACGGTGCTGACCGCCGAGCCGGACGTGGGCCGCGTGGTGCTCGGTCGAGGGGCGACCCCGATCGTCATCCTCGAGCACGCTCCCGAGCTGAAACACGCCGGGCCGCGTGACGCCGGCCTCTTCCACACGGCGATCCTGTTCGAGACCGAGGCCGACCTCGCCGCCGCCGTCTACAGCGTCGCGACCCGTCACCCCGGCACGTTCACCGGCAGTGCGGACCACCTCGTCAGCAAGGCGTTCTACTTCACCGATCCCGAGGGCAACGGCATCGAGCTCTACTGGGACCGCAGCCGCAGCGAGTGGTCTTGGACCCACGGCCAGGTCGACATGGCCACCCTCGCCCTCGACCCGAACGCGTTCGTGCAGCAGAACGTCACCGAGGAGGCGCTGGCCGGCTCGGCATCCCGTCCCGCCACGGTCGGCCACGTCCACCTGAGCGTGGGCGACGTCGAGTCGGCCCACCGGTTCTACGTCGAGCAGCTCGGCTTCGAGACGACGACGCGCTTCGGGCCGCAGGCACTGTTCGTCAGCGCGGGCGGCTACCACCACCACATGGCGATGAACACCTGGAACAGCGCCGGCGCCGGGCGCCGTCAGCTGGCGCTGGGCCTCGGCCTGGTGCGCATCGAGGTGCCGACGGCCGACGACCTGGGCGCCCTCGGCGAGCGCCTCGGGCACCACGGCGTCGCCACCCGGGACGACGGGCGGGTGCTCGGGTTCGACGATCCCTGGTCCAACCAGCTCCAGGTGACCGTGCGACCGCAGTCGGCTTAG
- a CDS encoding GNAT family N-acetyltransferase: MPAAESPTFSTTPEGDLTLDDHEAIAAMLARAFPSYDHWYAGARSWAGMQPELRVVARQGDVVVAHAGLRRQFVTVGDTDLLVTAVGMVAVSPTVQGTGLGGELLRQVDAALTSLGSGFGVLETGDDVQGFYRRGGWLPLDGLTAHYTAFSADGAGVLVTQDHGWLLREGTRTLADWPQGELNWNGQMV, encoded by the coding sequence ATGCCTGCAGCCGAATCCCCCACGTTCTCCACGACCCCTGAGGGCGACCTCACGCTCGACGACCACGAGGCGATCGCGGCGATGCTCGCCCGGGCGTTCCCGAGCTACGACCACTGGTACGCCGGGGCTCGCAGCTGGGCGGGGATGCAACCCGAGCTGCGGGTCGTCGCGCGTCAGGGCGACGTCGTGGTGGCGCACGCCGGCCTGCGTCGCCAGTTCGTCACCGTCGGCGACACGGACCTGCTCGTCACGGCGGTCGGCATGGTCGCCGTCTCGCCGACCGTCCAGGGCACCGGCCTCGGCGGCGAACTGCTCCGTCAGGTCGACGCGGCACTGACGTCGCTCGGCAGCGGCTTCGGCGTGCTCGAGACCGGGGACGACGTCCAGGGCTTCTACCGGCGCGGCGGGTGGCTGCCGCTCGACGGTCTCACGGCGCACTACACGGCGTTCAGCGCCGACGGCGCCGGCGTCCTCGTCACCCAGGACCACGGCTGGCTGCTCCGCGAGGGCACGCGCACCCTCGCCGACTGGCCCCAGGGCGAGCTGAACTGGAACGGCCAGATGGTCTGA
- a CDS encoding catalase, with the protein MTDAKKITTTDNGAPAASDEFSQSVGADGPIVLHDHKLVEKLANFNREKVPERIVHAKGGGAFGTFVTTADVSRYTRAALFQPGVETEMLARFSTVAGEQGSPDTWRDPRGFALKFYTSEGNYDLVGNNTPVFFIRDGIKFPDFIHSQKRLPGSHLRDHDMQWDFWTLSPESAHQVTWLMGDRGLPASWRNMDGFGSHTYQWINAEGERFWVKYHFKTNQGNKILTQDDADRIAGEDADFHIRDLSEAIDRGDFPTWTLSVQVMPYDEAATYRFNPFDLTKVWPHADYPLIEVGTMTLNRNPENYFAQIEQAAFAPSNFVPGIATSPDKMLLARIFSYADAHRYRIGVNHQQLPVNTPKTEVHSYSKDGAARYHFSEATAPVYAPNSVGGPAADPQAAGDTGGWESDGELVRSSVTLHPEDDDFGQAGTLVREVLDDEERDRLVQNIVGHVSKVTQPALRERVYEYWTNVDPTLGLRVRKGVEPEAPGSNEDPAEVGVPA; encoded by the coding sequence ATGACCGACGCCAAGAAGATCACCACCACCGACAACGGCGCCCCCGCCGCCAGCGACGAGTTCTCGCAGTCGGTCGGCGCCGACGGCCCGATCGTCTTGCACGACCACAAGCTGGTCGAGAAGCTCGCCAACTTCAACCGCGAGAAGGTGCCCGAGCGCATCGTCCACGCCAAGGGCGGCGGCGCCTTCGGGACGTTCGTCACGACGGCCGACGTCTCGCGCTACACGCGCGCCGCGCTCTTCCAGCCCGGTGTCGAGACCGAGATGCTCGCCCGCTTCTCGACCGTCGCCGGCGAACAGGGCAGCCCCGACACGTGGCGCGACCCCCGTGGCTTCGCGCTGAAGTTCTACACGAGCGAGGGCAACTACGACCTCGTGGGCAACAACACGCCCGTCTTCTTCATCCGCGACGGCATCAAGTTCCCCGACTTCATCCACTCGCAGAAGCGCCTGCCCGGCTCGCACCTGCGCGACCACGACATGCAGTGGGACTTCTGGACGCTCTCGCCCGAGTCGGCGCACCAGGTCACCTGGCTGATGGGCGACCGCGGCCTCCCCGCCTCGTGGCGCAACATGGACGGCTTCGGTTCGCACACCTACCAGTGGATCAACGCCGAGGGCGAGCGCTTCTGGGTCAAGTACCACTTCAAGACGAACCAGGGCAACAAGATCCTCACGCAGGACGACGCCGACCGCATCGCGGGAGAGGACGCCGACTTCCACATCCGCGACCTCTCCGAGGCCATCGACCGCGGCGACTTCCCCACCTGGACGCTGTCGGTGCAGGTCATGCCCTACGACGAGGCGGCCACGTACCGCTTCAACCCGTTCGACCTGACGAAGGTGTGGCCGCACGCGGACTACCCGCTCATCGAGGTCGGCACCATGACGCTGAACCGCAACCCCGAGAACTACTTCGCGCAGATCGAGCAGGCCGCGTTCGCCCCGTCGAACTTCGTCCCCGGCATCGCGACCAGCCCCGACAAGATGCTGCTCGCCCGCATCTTCAGCTACGCGGACGCCCACCGCTACCGCATCGGCGTCAACCACCAGCAGCTGCCGGTGAACACGCCCAAGACCGAGGTGCACTCGTACTCGAAGGACGGTGCCGCGCGGTACCACTTCAGCGAGGCGACGGCGCCGGTCTACGCACCGAACTCGGTCGGCGGTCCCGCCGCGGACCCGCAGGCCGCTGGTGACACCGGTGGCTGGGAGAGCGACGGCGAGCTCGTCCGCTCGTCCGTGACGTTGCACCCCGAGGACGACGACTTCGGCCAGGCCGGCACGCTCGTCCGTGAGGTGCTCGACGACGAGGAGCGCGACCGCCTGGTGCAGAACATCGTGGGCCACGTCTCGAAGGTCACCCAGCCCGCCCTGCGCGAGCGGGTCTACGAGTACTGGACCAACGTCGACCCCACCCTGGGCCTGCGCGTCCGCAAGGGCGTCGAGCCCGAGGCTCCCGGTTCGAACGAGGACCCGGCCGAGGTCGGCGTCCCGGCGTAG
- a CDS encoding Fur family transcriptional regulator, with product MTHPTDDPREALRSAGLRVTEPRLAVLRALEPSPHAAAEQVFARVALDLPGTSVQAVYGVLNALTGAGLVRRIEPAGSAALYELRTGDNHHHVVCGVCGSVADVDCVVGHAPCLTPSHDSGYLVQTAEVTFWGLCPACRAAESEGAEGDEPTRASSSDRVDAAVPAA from the coding sequence ATGACCCATCCGACCGACGACCCCCGCGAAGCACTGCGCTCCGCCGGGTTGCGCGTGACCGAGCCCCGGCTCGCCGTGTTGCGCGCCCTCGAGCCGTCGCCCCACGCGGCCGCCGAGCAGGTCTTCGCCCGGGTCGCCCTCGACCTGCCCGGCACGTCGGTGCAGGCGGTCTACGGCGTCCTCAACGCGCTGACCGGCGCGGGGCTGGTGCGTCGCATCGAACCAGCGGGCTCGGCAGCGCTCTACGAGCTGAGGACGGGCGACAACCACCACCACGTGGTCTGCGGGGTGTGCGGCTCGGTCGCCGACGTGGACTGCGTCGTCGGCCACGCCCCCTGCCTCACCCCCTCGCACGACTCGGGCTACCTCGTGCAGACCGCCGAGGTGACCTTCTGGGGCCTGTGCCCGGCCTGTCGGGCGGCCGAGTCCGAGGGCGCGGAGGGCGACGAGCCGACCCGCGCCTCCTCGTCCGACCGCGTGGACGCGGCCGTCCCGGCGGCCTGA
- a CDS encoding acyltransferase family protein has protein sequence MSTAATTPPSVVVPPGRDLVVDLARVFCVLLVVAIHVMMVGVAVDATGAVVANRPLQEQSWFPLSTWAGQIMPLFFVVGGFASATAWAGARRRGADAGDFVRGRLLRLARPASAVFVVLAIALAVATLLGVDPELLDVVATGVGSPFWFLAAYGITQLLVPVMARLHATRPWATLSVLVVAAVLVDAVRYGTGVTAVGLLNLAFVWLFVQQLGFAYADGLFRRTPRAVLLVVAVVAYASLVPLTTAGPWSDDMLSNLNPPTVPLMVLGVAQICVLSLLHPVLARLMSTSAARAVVFAVGSRGMTIYLWHLPLLIAVLGVLLAVGGPLPQPSTATWWWTRLPIWALVIGLTCLVSLATARFELPPRAFAEGRRRASWWSIGVAAVLAIGPPFDVMHEGLDLRNAIAGAICLPLAVWLLGRSRPDVDPESAPRAAADRPADAAHTG, from the coding sequence ATGAGCACCGCCGCCACGACACCGCCGTCCGTCGTCGTCCCCCCGGGCCGCGACCTCGTGGTGGATCTCGCCCGCGTCTTCTGCGTCCTGCTGGTCGTCGCGATCCACGTGATGATGGTCGGTGTCGCCGTCGACGCGACGGGCGCCGTCGTGGCGAACCGTCCCCTGCAAGAGCAGTCCTGGTTCCCGCTCTCGACGTGGGCCGGGCAGATCATGCCGCTCTTCTTCGTGGTGGGCGGGTTCGCCAGCGCCACGGCCTGGGCCGGGGCACGGCGTCGCGGCGCCGACGCCGGCGACTTCGTCCGCGGTCGCCTCCTGCGCCTCGCCCGCCCCGCGAGCGCGGTCTTCGTCGTCCTCGCGATCGCCCTCGCCGTCGCGACCCTGCTCGGCGTCGATCCCGAACTGCTCGACGTCGTGGCGACGGGCGTGGGCTCGCCGTTCTGGTTCCTCGCCGCCTACGGCATCACGCAGCTGCTCGTGCCGGTGATGGCCCGCCTGCACGCGACCCGCCCGTGGGCGACGCTGTCCGTCCTGGTCGTCGCCGCGGTCCTGGTCGACGCGGTGCGGTACGGCACCGGCGTCACGGCCGTCGGGCTCCTCAACCTCGCCTTCGTGTGGCTCTTCGTGCAGCAGCTCGGCTTCGCCTACGCCGACGGGCTGTTCCGTCGGACCCCTCGGGCCGTGCTGCTCGTCGTCGCCGTCGTGGCGTACGCCTCGCTGGTCCCGCTGACGACGGCCGGGCCGTGGTCGGACGACATGCTGAGCAACCTCAACCCGCCGACGGTGCCGCTCATGGTGCTCGGGGTGGCGCAGATCTGCGTCCTGTCGCTCCTGCACCCCGTCCTGGCGCGTCTCATGTCCACGTCGGCGGCCCGCGCCGTCGTGTTCGCCGTCGGCAGCCGCGGCATGACCATCTACCTCTGGCACCTCCCGCTGTTGATCGCCGTGCTCGGGGTCCTCTTGGCCGTGGGCGGGCCGCTCCCCCAACCCTCGACCGCCACCTGGTGGTGGACGCGCCTCCCGATCTGGGCCCTCGTCATCGGGCTGACCTGCCTGGTCTCGCTGGCGACGGCCCGGTTCGAGCTGCCGCCGCGAGCGTTCGCCGAGGGGCGGCGCCGCGCCTCCTGGTGGTCGATCGGGGTGGCGGCGGTGCTCGCCATCGGGCCGCCGTTCGACGTGATGCACGAGGGCCTCGACCTGCGCAACGCGATCGCGGGCGCGATCTGCCTGCCCCTGGCCGTCTGGCTGCTCGGCCGGTCGCGCCCCGACGTCGACCCGGAGTCCGCCCCGCGGGCCGCCGCCGACAGACCCGCGGACGCAGCCCACACGGGGTAG
- the purS gene encoding phosphoribosylformylglycinamidine synthase subunit PurS has translation MPTIVVEVMPKAELLDPQGKAVAGALSRLGKGAFTDVRIGKRFEVTVEGEVTDAVLADVRELADDMFSNSVIEDVVSITVADAPAAL, from the coding sequence GTGCCCACAATCGTCGTCGAGGTCATGCCCAAGGCTGAACTGCTCGACCCCCAGGGCAAGGCCGTCGCCGGTGCCCTCTCCCGTCTCGGCAAAGGGGCGTTCACCGACGTCCGCATCGGCAAGCGCTTCGAGGTCACGGTCGAGGGCGAGGTGACCGACGCCGTCCTCGCGGACGTCCGCGAGCTCGCCGACGACATGTTCTCGAACTCGGTCATCGAGGACGTCGTCTCGATCACCGTCGCCGACGCTCCCGCCGCCCTCTGA
- the purQ gene encoding phosphoribosylformylglycinamidine synthase subunit PurQ has product MRVGVVTFPGSLDDRDAQRAVRLAGGEPVALWHGDHDLKGVEAIILPGGYSYGDYLRAGAIASFSPIMADVVDAANAGMPVLGICNGFQMLAEARLIPGAHTRNAHQQFIRRDQRLVVENARTDWTNGFTEGQEITIPLKNADGRFIADAETIKRIEGEGQVAFRYVGVNPNGSMDDIAGVTNARGNVVGLMPHPEHAVEEGFGPDTPAAMSSGVDGLTFFTSVLERALAK; this is encoded by the coding sequence ATGCGCGTCGGCGTCGTCACCTTCCCCGGCTCCCTCGACGACCGTGACGCGCAGCGCGCGGTCCGACTCGCGGGCGGCGAGCCCGTCGCCCTCTGGCACGGCGACCACGACCTGAAGGGTGTTGAGGCGATCATCCTGCCCGGCGGCTACAGCTACGGCGACTACCTGCGTGCCGGCGCGATCGCCTCCTTCTCGCCGATCATGGCCGACGTGGTCGACGCCGCGAACGCGGGCATGCCCGTCCTCGGCATCTGCAACGGCTTCCAGATGCTCGCCGAGGCCCGCCTGATCCCGGGGGCGCACACTCGCAACGCGCACCAGCAGTTCATCCGCCGCGACCAGCGTCTCGTCGTCGAGAACGCCCGCACCGACTGGACGAACGGCTTCACCGAGGGGCAAGAGATCACCATCCCCCTCAAGAACGCGGACGGGCGCTTCATCGCCGACGCCGAGACCATCAAGCGCATCGAGGGAGAGGGGCAGGTCGCCTTCCGCTACGTCGGTGTGAATCCGAACGGGTCGATGGACGACATCGCCGGCGTCACCAATGCGCGCGGCAACGTCGTCGGCCTCATGCCGCACCCCGAGCACGCCGTCGAAGAGGGCTTCGGCCCCGACACCCCCGCCGCGATGTCGAGCGGCGTCGACGGCCTGACCTTCTTCACGTCCGTTCTCGAGAGGGCCCTCGCCAAGTGA
- the purL gene encoding phosphoribosylformylglycinamidine synthase subunit PurL, with translation MIDVRPEGHVPDTVANAAATPDREQPYGALGLKADEYAKIREILGRRPTSGELAMYSVMWSEHCSYKSSKIYLRQFGQKVSPAMKKNLMVGMGENAGVVDVGGGWAVTFKVESHNHPSYIEPFQGAATGVGGIVRDIISMGARPVAVMDQLRFGDIDAADTARVVDGVVGGISFYANCLGLPNIGGETYFDAVYQGNPLVNALAVGVLRHEDLHLANARGVGNKVVLFGARTGGDGIGGASILASDTFSSGGPTKRPAVQVGDPFAEKVLIECCLELFRDELVEGIQDLGAAGISCATSELASNGDGGMFIELDNVLLRDPSLTAEEILMSESQERMMAVVRPEKLDAFLAVVAKWDVETSVLGEVTDTGRLVINWHGEEIVNVEPRTVAVDGPVYERPVAYPTWIDALQADSASSLPRPTGNAVLREQFLELLGSPNLADKSWVTNQYDTYVLGNTALSFPDDGGMIRVDEETGLGFAIATDANGRYCQLDPKQGARLALAEAYRNVAVTGAVPAAVTDCLNFGSPEDPEVMWQFSQAVEGLADGCLELEIPVTGGNVSFYNQTGTRPIHPTPVVGVLGVIDDVAKRIPSGWQDEGDNIYLLGTTALELDGSAWAGVVHDHLGGRPPAVDLAAEAQLAQLLHAGGDQSLIAAAHDLSDGGLAQALAEAVLRFGVGARVWLGEIIERDGIDVATALFSESTGRVIVSVPREDDVRFRGLCEGRGYPVARIGVTDGESGSLEVQDVFTVSIDELRSTHRGTLPARFGATIGD, from the coding sequence ATGATCGACGTCCGCCCCGAGGGCCACGTGCCCGACACCGTGGCGAACGCCGCGGCGACGCCCGATCGCGAGCAGCCCTACGGCGCCCTCGGCCTGAAGGCCGACGAGTACGCGAAGATCCGCGAGATCCTAGGGCGTCGCCCCACGAGCGGTGAGCTCGCCATGTACTCGGTCATGTGGAGCGAGCACTGCTCCTACAAGTCGAGCAAGATCTACCTCCGGCAGTTCGGCCAGAAGGTCTCGCCCGCCATGAAGAAGAACCTCATGGTCGGCATGGGCGAGAACGCCGGAGTGGTCGACGTGGGGGGCGGCTGGGCCGTCACCTTCAAGGTCGAATCGCACAACCACCCGAGCTACATCGAGCCGTTCCAGGGGGCGGCCACCGGCGTGGGCGGCATCGTCCGCGACATCATCTCGATGGGTGCCCGCCCCGTCGCGGTCATGGACCAGCTGCGCTTCGGCGACATCGACGCGGCGGACACGGCCCGCGTGGTCGACGGCGTCGTCGGTGGCATCAGCTTCTACGCCAACTGCCTCGGCCTGCCCAACATCGGCGGCGAGACCTACTTCGACGCCGTCTACCAGGGCAACCCCCTGGTCAACGCACTGGCCGTGGGCGTCCTGCGCCACGAAGACCTCCACCTGGCCAACGCCCGGGGCGTCGGCAACAAGGTGGTCCTGTTCGGTGCGCGCACCGGCGGTGACGGCATCGGTGGCGCCTCCATCCTCGCCTCCGACACGTTCTCGTCCGGCGGGCCCACCAAGCGTCCTGCCGTCCAGGTCGGCGACCCGTTCGCCGAGAAGGTGCTCATCGAGTGCTGCCTCGAGCTGTTCCGCGACGAACTGGTCGAGGGCATCCAAGACCTCGGGGCAGCCGGCATCAGCTGCGCCACGTCCGAGCTCGCCTCGAACGGCGACGGCGGAATGTTCATCGAACTCGACAACGTCCTGCTGCGCGACCCGTCGCTCACCGCCGAAGAGATCCTGATGAGCGAGAGCCAAGAACGCATGATGGCCGTCGTGCGTCCCGAGAAGCTCGACGCGTTCCTCGCGGTCGTGGCGAAATGGGACGTCGAGACGAGCGTGCTCGGCGAGGTCACCGACACCGGACGTCTCGTCATCAACTGGCACGGCGAAGAGATCGTCAACGTCGAGCCCCGCACGGTCGCCGTCGACGGCCCGGTGTACGAGCGTCCCGTCGCCTACCCCACGTGGATCGACGCCTTGCAGGCCGACAGCGCCTCGTCGCTGCCCCGCCCCACGGGCAACGCCGTCCTGCGCGAGCAGTTCCTCGAACTGCTCGGCTCGCCCAACCTGGCCGACAAGAGCTGGGTCACGAACCAGTACGACACCTACGTGCTGGGCAACACCGCGCTCAGCTTCCCCGACGACGGAGGCATGATCCGCGTCGACGAAGAGACCGGTCTCGGCTTCGCGATCGCGACCGACGCCAACGGGCGCTACTGCCAGCTCGATCCCAAGCAGGGGGCACGCCTGGCGCTGGCCGAGGCGTACCGCAACGTCGCCGTGACCGGTGCCGTGCCCGCCGCCGTGACCGACTGCCTGAACTTCGGCAGCCCGGAGGACCCCGAGGTCATGTGGCAGTTCTCGCAGGCCGTCGAGGGACTGGCCGACGGGTGCCTCGAACTCGAGATCCCGGTCACCGGCGGCAACGTGTCGTTCTACAACCAGACCGGCACGCGTCCGATCCACCCCACTCCCGTGGTGGGCGTCCTCGGCGTGATCGACGACGTCGCCAAGCGCATCCCGTCCGGCTGGCAGGACGAAGGCGACAACATCTACCTACTCGGCACCACGGCGCTCGAGCTCGACGGATCGGCCTGGGCCGGTGTGGTCCACGACCACCTCGGTGGACGCCCGCCGGCGGTCGACCTCGCGGCCGAGGCGCAGCTCGCGCAGCTCCTGCACGCCGGTGGCGACCAGTCGTTGATCGCGGCGGCCCACGACCTGAGCGACGGCGGCCTGGCACAGGCGCTGGCCGAGGCCGTGCTGCGCTTCGGAGTCGGTGCTCGCGTCTGGCTGGGTGAGATCATCGAGCGGGACGGCATCGACGTCGCGACCGCCCTCTTCAGCGAGTCGACCGGTCGCGTGATCGTCTCGGTGCCCCGCGAGGACGACGTCCGCTTCCGCGGCCTCTGCGAGGGCCGTGGCTACCCGGTGGCCCGCATCGGCGTGACCGACGGCGAGTCGGGGTCGCTCGAGGTACAGGACGTCTTCACGGTGTCCATCGACGAGCTGCGCAGCACCCACCGTGGCACGCTGCCGGCCCGCTTCGGAGCCACCATCGGCGACTAG
- a CDS encoding acyltransferase family protein: MQNPTPSPEASFRDRERFSGIQGLRFVAALLVVVTHTVFYAHERLDPSFRPWSYGSVGVDVFFAISGFVMMHTVRRLEGTPRAWAIFARRRLDRIVPLYWLATTLKVLTLVLVPSAVLHATLEPANTLGSYFFIPTRNAEGNIEPVLGVGWTLVFECAFYALVALCLALRLRVLPTVGAVLVTCSALWWAFDAARPAWAVYFDPIVLFFLIGMVIAELTRPARRGWLWAVLAVSLVALAVVLATSVGDGGFGRNAPARFAGVTAVVAATVLAEGPLRRVTPTWVLTGGAASYALYLFHPLVAPAVPELFARLGWIDGWLSVAVSVPLLVALSFVIHRRVERPIARVLARRGRGPRRPLGSESEEPQPA, from the coding sequence ATGCAGAACCCGACCCCGTCCCCTGAGGCGTCCTTCCGCGATCGCGAACGCTTCTCGGGCATCCAGGGCCTCCGGTTCGTGGCAGCCCTCCTGGTGGTCGTCACCCACACCGTGTTCTACGCCCACGAACGACTCGACCCCTCGTTCCGCCCGTGGAGCTACGGATCGGTCGGGGTGGACGTCTTCTTCGCGATCAGTGGGTTCGTCATGATGCACACCGTCCGTCGCCTCGAGGGCACGCCGCGGGCCTGGGCCATCTTCGCGCGTCGCCGACTCGATCGCATCGTCCCGCTCTACTGGCTCGCGACGACCCTCAAGGTGCTCACCTTGGTACTCGTCCCTTCGGCCGTGCTGCACGCCACCCTCGAGCCGGCCAACACACTCGGGTCGTACTTCTTCATCCCGACCCGCAACGCCGAAGGCAACATCGAACCCGTCCTCGGCGTCGGCTGGACCCTCGTCTTCGAGTGTGCGTTCTACGCCCTCGTGGCCCTGTGCCTGGCCCTCAGACTCAGAGTCCTGCCCACCGTCGGAGCGGTGCTCGTCACCTGCTCGGCGCTATGGTGGGCCTTCGACGCCGCACGCCCGGCATGGGCGGTCTATTTCGACCCCATCGTCCTGTTCTTCCTCATCGGCATGGTGATCGCCGAGCTGACGCGTCCCGCCCGCCGTGGCTGGTTGTGGGCCGTGCTCGCGGTCTCCCTGGTGGCCCTGGCGGTCGTGCTCGCCACGTCCGTCGGAGACGGGGGCTTCGGGCGCAACGCACCAGCCCGATTCGCGGGCGTCACGGCTGTCGTGGCGGCGACGGTGCTGGCCGAAGGTCCCCTTCGCCGCGTGACGCCGACCTGGGTGCTCACCGGCGGTGCCGCGTCGTACGCGCTCTACCTGTTCCACCCCTTGGTGGCCCCGGCCGTGCCCGAGCTCTTCGCGCGCCTGGGTTGGATCGACGGCTGGCTGTCGGTCGCCGTGTCGGTTCCACTCCTGGTGGCCTTGTCGTTCGTCATCCACCGTCGCGTCGAGCGCCCCATCGCCAGGGTTCTCGCCCGACGAGGACGCGGCCCACGGCGCCCACTCGGCTCCGAGTCAGAAGAGCCCCAACCGGCCTAG